In the Pontibacillus sp. HMF3514 genome, TCCTTGTCTTCGGTTTTCTTTTGTGTAGCCTTCTTTTTCTGAGTCTTCTTTTTGCTTGCTCCTTTATTCCCTTTTGTCTTCTCAAGCGATTTTTCTAGAGCTTCCATTAAGTCCGTAACATTATCTGGTGTTGGTTGAGGCTTAGCAGTTGTTATTTCTTCATCGTTTTTCTTCGCCTCTATGAGCTCCATAAGTGCCGTTCGATATTCATCTTTATAGTTCTCAGGTTCAAACTCTGTCGTAAGCTGCTCGATTAAGTTTTTGGCTGTATCAAGTTCTTTCTTACCGAGTTCCTCTTCCTCAGGAACATTAGGAACCTCCTGATAGTCTCGGACTTCGTCTGGGTAATGAATAGTCTCCATAATAAGTGTATTTTCATAAATACGTACAATGGCGAGTTGTTCTTTGGATCGAATAATGATTTTTGCAATACCGATCTTCCCTGTATCTTTTAATGCTTTACGAAGTAATGAATAGGCCTTAGATCCTCCTTCATTCGGTGAGATGAAGTAGCTTTTTTCAAAATAAATCGGATCAATTTCCTCAAGCTTAACAAAATCTACAATCTCAACCGCTTTATCCTCTTGTTCTTTTTTCAAATTCTCAAGATCCTCATCATCTAATACAACAAATTTACTTTCAGCATATTCATAAGCTTTTACGATTTCTTCATTTTTGACCTCTTCATCGCAATTCGGGCATGTACGCTCATATTTGATTGGGGTTTTACATTCCTTATGAAGCTGACGTAGCTTGATGTCTTTATTTTCTGTAGCAGAATGTAGCTTAACAGGAATATTAACGAGTCCAAAACTGATTGTGCCTTTCCACATCGTATGCACAGTTCACCCACTCCTTTTTTCTTTATGGTTTACGTTCTATAACAAAATTATGTTCATGGATGAAAAGAGCGCTTTATTGCCAAACTAATAGCGAAATTGGAGTGATGATATGAAACCGATGTTACCTACATTATCAGGAGATGCTCCTAAAGGTGATGATTGGGTATATGAAGTAAAGTATGATGGATTTCGTGTTCTTTTAGAGTGGTCAAAAAATCAGGTGAAACTGGTGAGTCGAAATGGAAATGATTTAACCACTAAATTCCCTGAGATTAAGAAATTCTGTGAAGAACACCAAGATACATATGACGAGGATCTACCCTTGGTTTTGGATGGAGAGCTTGTCATTCTTAATACTAAAATCCAAGCTAATTTTCCGTTGCTTCAACAACGTAACAGAATGGGAAACAAGAAGCGAATACAAGAAACATCTGACGCGCGTCCAGTTACATTTATAGCTTTTGACATTCTCAAACATAAAGGGAAAGATACGTTTGAGCTAACTCTCAAAAAACGCAGAAAACATCTTGAATCTTTATCCTTTACATCAGGAGATCGTCTGCAACTCGTTTCTCAGTACGAAACATTTGATGACATATGGGAAGAAGTCAACCTTCATTTAGGAGAAGGAGTCGTTGCAAAGCGTTTAAATAGCAAATACAGAGAAGGAGAGCGGACAGATAAGTGGATAAAATTGAAAAATTGGCGTGTGTTGTCTGGGATTCTCTCTTCATATAATCAGGAAAATGGTTACTTTTCTTTGAGAGTTTATGAGGATGAATCATTGGAGGAACTTGGATCATGTAAGCATGGACTTTCTTCTGAGGATGGAGAAACACTCCGAACCTTTTTTACATCTAAAGGAACAAAAAAAGGTGAAATCTATAAGCTGAGACCAAGTGTTTGCGTAGACGTGAAATGCCTTCATCAACAAAAAAATGATTTAAGAGAACCGATGTTTGACTCATTTCGTTTTGATTTATCACCAGAGGAATGTTCAGAACAAAAAAAGCAATGGGATTTAGCACAATTTCCAGACGTAAATATTACGCACCCCGATAAGGTTTTATGGCCTAAGCCAGGGTATAAAAAGCGGAACCTTCTCTTGTATATGCGACGCATAGCACCTTATATTATGCCTTTTCTAAAGGACAAAAAACTTACGGTTATTCGTTTTCCAGATGGAATTCATGAGGAATCTTTCTTTCAAAAACATTTACCTGATTATGCACCTGATTATGTTGAATCTATTAAGCGTGATGGAGAGATTTATACGCTATGTCAAAACCTCTCGACTCTTATTTGGTTCGGTAACCAAGGAGCATTAGAATACCATGTTCCTTTTGAACGTGTGCATGAGGAGAAACCACATGAAATTGTGTTTGATTTAGATCCCCCCTCCAATGATGACTTTGAAATGGCGGTACATGCAGTACAGTTATTTAAACACCTATTGGATAAGCTAGAGCTCACTTCATTTGTTAAAACCTCTGGTGGAAAAGGTATGCAGATTCATATCCCAATTCCTAAGGACCGCTTAACATACGATGAAACACGAGCTTTCACTGAAAAACTAGCTACTTTGTTAGTAAAACAAGAGCCATCTATGTTTACGATTGAACGCTTAAAGAAGAATCGTGGGAATCGTTTATACATTGATTACGTTCAACATGCAGAAGGAAAAACGATTATTGCACCATATTCTCCAAGAGGTAGAGAGCATGCAACTGTGGCCACACCTTTATATTGGGATGAAGTAACGGAGTCACTTTCTCCAACAGACTTTACGATCGAGAATGTATTGAAGCGAGTGGAGAATCATGGATGCCCTTTTGCAAATTACTTTGATATTGGAGAACAACAAAACTTGGAACACATTTATAAGTTGATCGAATAAAAGATATTCAATTATTTGGCAGGATTATTGAAGACTTGAAACTGAGAGGAGTCCGTTGCTGTTGGGTAATTTGTTGCAGT is a window encoding:
- a CDS encoding Ku protein, coding for MHTMWKGTISFGLVNIPVKLHSATENKDIKLRQLHKECKTPIKYERTCPNCDEEVKNEEIVKAYEYAESKFVVLDDEDLENLKKEQEDKAVEIVDFVKLEEIDPIYFEKSYFISPNEGGSKAYSLLRKALKDTGKIGIAKIIIRSKEQLAIVRIYENTLIMETIHYPDEVRDYQEVPNVPEEEELGKKELDTAKNLIEQLTTEFEPENYKDEYRTALMELIEAKKNDEEITTAKPQPTPDNVTDLMEALEKSLEKTKGNKGASKKKTQKKKATQKKTEDKEDTKKKTS
- a CDS encoding DNA ligase D; this encodes MKPMLPTLSGDAPKGDDWVYEVKYDGFRVLLEWSKNQVKLVSRNGNDLTTKFPEIKKFCEEHQDTYDEDLPLVLDGELVILNTKIQANFPLLQQRNRMGNKKRIQETSDARPVTFIAFDILKHKGKDTFELTLKKRRKHLESLSFTSGDRLQLVSQYETFDDIWEEVNLHLGEGVVAKRLNSKYREGERTDKWIKLKNWRVLSGILSSYNQENGYFSLRVYEDESLEELGSCKHGLSSEDGETLRTFFTSKGTKKGEIYKLRPSVCVDVKCLHQQKNDLREPMFDSFRFDLSPEECSEQKKQWDLAQFPDVNITHPDKVLWPKPGYKKRNLLLYMRRIAPYIMPFLKDKKLTVIRFPDGIHEESFFQKHLPDYAPDYVESIKRDGEIYTLCQNLSTLIWFGNQGALEYHVPFERVHEEKPHEIVFDLDPPSNDDFEMAVHAVQLFKHLLDKLELTSFVKTSGGKGMQIHIPIPKDRLTYDETRAFTEKLATLLVKQEPSMFTIERLKKNRGNRLYIDYVQHAEGKTIIAPYSPRGREHATVATPLYWDEVTESLSPTDFTIENVLKRVENHGCPFANYFDIGEQQNLEHIYKLIE